One part of the Ciona intestinalis chromosome 5, KH, whole genome shotgun sequence genome encodes these proteins:
- the LOC100182419 gene encoding vezatin — MPELSSVENEKFSIEEDVVLEGTPLYEYLQDLDLIEPHHQNERRNSSIKPAKQGFWYGTSFPEYFRLQMEELRRKCSHIFPLSEDVLVDMSRHFHSRYGSEILQSKVILEDDLDYLCIQTPQQFLNAINSNEIKKPTKHASKSGHNSFRYSAMVVLVVACFISFFFSTLPTFPQSCLAIIALGVICFNVRLEIIIEMWKRKHEGNLHALNRFLCISAQLHSQIKRSIRLIQEVEVVSRGYKLVNGTTPISRIELMNRGSARMFMKLRYNVMRSIVKCTLVCRTATNQLLEYSLQDSCDLEEYFICKVPLSKLGVCFMENSTPSEMFNATDGYSLSALKCLNELLCKQRSEMLTRLSLTLSGTTWDFTSHGFLSRFTSILDQPNTVTADSLQSLQCSYDMHKYVTNTKNIPQQSQGEGQPCKTSVLRINLHSLQVHMRAAMHAAMQLEESLPLDNTQVQLPDNFINIGRHLESGLDCWAQFNKEISGFEENESEKEETENIVQPVVTEDEELVVVDNTDDEVTMEDQIFEAIADDSSDEDYDRGDMFDSRPTKIVEDTATVMRELRSVLAVKTSEKEREMWKMKLFPGYKGKKVEDQLKNEELSIEEKSNNPEENCEVDIVDTSDQSVSCDLNNINNSKLKGDDLEVDPQASDTLNGEIRSQMLSFPKRSAPKGRRPPTNKRAHNTRNGVVTMPTIESQSTSTDSDDNQTDPDWTSGLGIGFPGAIALQAAAMARSKQIGCGQITTYGSDSDSS; from the exons ATGCCTGAACTAAGTTCTGTTGAAAATGAGAAATTCTCAATTGAAGAAGATGTTGTTTTGGAG GGTACACCATTATATGAATACCTTCAGGACTTAGACTTGATTGAACCTCATCATCAAAATGAAAGAAGAAACAGCAGCATTAAACCAGCAAAGCAAGGGTTTTGGTATGGTACCTCATTCCCT gaATACTTCAGACTGCAAATGGAGGAATTACGGCGAAAATGTTCACACATATTCCCACTTTCTGAGGATGTGTTAGTGGACATG AGCCGCCATTTTCACTCAAGATATGGAAGTGAAATTCTGCAAAGCAAAGTTATTTTAGAAGATGACCTTGACTATCTGTGTATTCAAACACCCCAGCAGTTTTTGAACGCTATAAACAGCAATGAAATCAAAAAGCCAACTAAACATGCTTCCAAATCGGGGCATAACTCATTCAG ATATTCTGCTATGGTGGTGTTGGTTGTTGCTTGCTTCATTTCCTTCTTTTTCTCAACACTACCAACCTTTCCACAGTCATGTTTGGCTATTATTGCCCTTGGTGTCATCTGTTTTAATGTTAGGTTAGAG ATAATCATTGAAATGTGGAAACGTAAGCATGAAGGAAACTTACATGCCCTAAATAGGTTTCTATGCATTAGCGCACAACTTCATTCACAAATCAAGCGAAGTATTCGATTAATACAAGAAGTTGAGGTCGTTTCTAGAGGTTATAAACT AGTAAACGGAACAACACCAATTTCACGTATTGAGTTAATGAATCGTGGTTCTGCACGAATGTTTATGAAGTTGAGATATAACGTTATGAGGTCCATTGTTAAGTGCACCCTCGTGTGTCGAACTGCTACAAATCAACTTCTAGAATATTCTCTTCAAGATTCATGCGATTTggaagaatattttatttgtaaagtaCCACTTAGTAAACTGGGAGTTTGCTTTATGGAG AACTCAACCCCTTCAGAAATGTTCAATGCCACAGATGGTTACTCTCTTAGTGcattgaaatgtttaaatgaacTTCTATGTAAACAAAGATCGGAAATGCTGACAAGATTGTCGTTGACGTTATCTGGTACGACATGGGATTTTACATCTCATG GTTTCTTGTCTCGTTTCACTTCTATATTAGATCAACCAAACACAGTTACAGCTGATAGCTTGCAATCATTACAGTGCAGTTATGATATGCATAAGTATGTAACaaatacaaagaatattccaCAACAATCGCAAG GTGAGGGACAACCATGCAAAACATCTGTGCTGAGAATCAACTTACATAGTTTGCAAGTTCATATGAGAGCAGCTATGCATGC TGCCATGCAGCTAGAAGAAAGTTTGCCATTGGATAATACACAGGTCCAACTACCAG ATAATTTCATAAACATAGGCAGACATCTTGAGTCTGGCTTAGACTGCTGGGCACAgtttaacaaagaaatttctggttttgaagaaaatgagaGCGAAAAGGaagaaacagaaaatattGTTCAACCAGTTGTTACAGAAGATGAAGAATTAGTTGTGGTTGATAATACTGATGATGAGGTCACAATGGAAGACCAG ATTTTTGAAGCAATTGCAGATGACAGCTCTGATGAAGATTACGACAGAGGTGATATGTTTGATTCCCGCCCGACCAAAATTGTGGAGGACACAGCTACTGTGATGCGGGAGTTGCGATCTGTGTTGGCTGTGAAGACTTCCGAAAAGGAGCGCGAGATGTGGAAGATGAAACTCTTTCCAGGATACAAAGGAAAGAAGGTGGAAgatcaattaaaaaatgaagaatTATCAATTGAAGAGAAATCTAATAATCCTGAAGAAAACTGTGAAGTTGATATTGTTGACACAAGTGATCAGTCTGTATcttgtgatttaaacaatattaataattcTAAACTAAAAGGGGATGATTTGGAAGTAGACCCACAAGCAAGTGATACATTGAATGGAGAAATTCGTTCTCAAATGCTAAGTTTTCCTAAAAGATCAGCACCTAAAGGTCGCAGACCACCAACAAACAAGCGTGCACACAATACACGCAACGGTGTTGTAACAATGCCAACTATTGAATCACAATCAACATCAACCGATAGTGATGATAATCAAACTGACCCAGATTGGACCTCTGGTTTAGGCATTGGTTTTCCTGGAGCAATTGCCCTACAAGCAGCTGCAATGgctcgtagtaaacaaattggCTGTGGTCAGATCACAACATATGGCTCTGATAGCGATTCTAGTTGA